Within Citrus sinensis cultivar Valencia sweet orange chromosome 1, DVS_A1.0, whole genome shotgun sequence, the genomic segment tattatatcattaaaCTTTTGGGCCTAATTGATTAGATTCATATTTTGATGAGAAAGTTATatcacaaatgaaaaatttttatattttgagttggtggAAAACAAATGTCCATAGATATATTATATTAGCACGAATTGTTAGagatattttggtaattttaattacaactGTTGCTTCCAAATAAACTTGTAACACCAGTGGCAGAGTACCGTAACAGGCTTTATTCAAGCACATTGAAGGCTTTAATATGTTGTCAAAGTTGGGTACGAGCTtacaataacaatataaatttattttacattgtaattatattatataattattaatattttcactaATAAGTTacactaatattatttttattgttttaaatttgaaacttGAAATTATCTCTCAATTTGTCACATTTCTCGAGGAAGAACAAGAGGAGTAGAAGACACAAGAGATAAATATAGTtattagaaatatttattaaatatttatatccatttcatttatttcattgttgatataaaagtattttttttattgtaggattatgaaaattgatgaagaTAATTACTACAGTGATTTGTATCTTGtaattgattaatattaatgtaaaatatataatcaaactttatttttattaaaaaaatttaatataaaaaaattaaaatcgaaaACTAAAAATgcattaattattcaaaaatcaaGATTTTTCGGGAATCTCCTATTATTATTCAGAAAAGGGACGAGGATTCCCTAAAGCAATTTTGTCTAGGAAGGAGAAGGGCGGGGAAATAAGCAAAATATCGATGGGAAAATAAGCAATTCCATCCCTGAGAATGCAACATTGCAACCGACCTACCAAGGGGTATTTCCGTACTTCCaactaacaaaaattttgttgcattttcCCCCTTTACTTTCCCGGCAAGAAATCTTCTCCTCTCTCTATCTCAGTCAATGAACAAAGTCAAAGTCGTCCAACTTTCAAAAGTATGTCACCTTTATAACTTTGAGATTTTCTATCCAAAAATATAGCAACTACAAAATCATCaccacataatttatttttattatttaaaatttcatatattaCAACTGTACACGTAAATGTCTGTACATATTGTATTATTCgttttatttacattaaaaagaTCGCGCATATCAATCTAACAACTttttgcaatttctttttctaatctTTTGATCAATGAAAATATCGCCAGATAAATGGGGTAACATCCAGAAAAACAACCATTTGAATTTGCTCCGGCCccttatgaaattatttgcTGATGGGGCCTTTTAAAATGCCTGTGCTATTATCAAATGCAAAGCAATCTTTCTCAACGTTACATTATGACTCATGATTGAAACAAGCTGGAAGCTTCATTACTTGGTTCACTTTTGATGCTTTAGGTGGAAAAATGGGTTGAAAGGAGAATGGTGTGAGATTCTAGGAATTTCCAAGGCTTGTTTGGTGAAAAAACAAGATACCCTCTCGTCTCTAGGCTTATTATCAAGCACCGAACCAGAATACCTTTCTTTTCACTCCAAGTTCATCATGGTACAGGCCTCTCCAAGCGAAAAATGGAAATGGTTAGGACTAATCCACCATCATCATAGGACAGGCCTCTCCAAGTGAAAAATGGAAATGTTTAGGACTAATCCACcatcaaacaagaaaaagccATACAGGTTATGATTCAGACACACTTCCCATCAAGCGTACGCTTTTCTAGTGGATGAAAACAACTTAAGGGgcataaattttcaatctttatAATCATGAGAAAAAGATGATTTCATGATATAGTTGGGTAAACGAAAACACATTGAATAATTCCATGGGGATGGCCGAGATGAATATAATGGTCAACTAACGGTACAGGCAAAaagcaagaaagaaagaagtttGAGCTACCCTAGAACAGCCTCAATCAAGGGTGAATTATCCTAAAATAACAATTGCTCTGCAAGCAGCAGCTAAGCAGATTGCTTAGCTTATCATGACCGATACAAATATATGATTTCGCCAAAGAAATCTAATCTCAATGTCACCAACTAGAACCCCCACAACCCATTGAACAAACAGAAGATAGGCATCACATTAAAGAATCAATTTGATGTCTAACCATTTACAGTTCTGTCACAGATTGATGGTCTGGATCTGCTCCTTTACCAGGAAGCACAGGCTCAGTCACAGAACTATCAACCAGCTGTAACAACACTGTCGGCCCAGTTGCTGGTAACACACCACCCCGCAAACCTGGGGACATAGGAGCTGCTGGAACCATGCTAGATGTCTGTGATTCAGGAAGGACATCAAATCCTGAAACTCTACGATCCTTCCGGTCAAGTGGCCTCTCATATCTGTCATAGCTGCGGCTGCGGCTGCGGCTGCGACTCCGACTGTGGCTGCGGTTATGACTAGGGCTGGGGCTGCGACTGTGGCCACGGGACCAACTCCTACTCCTACTCCAGCTACTGCTGCTGCTCCTACTGCTCctgcttctgcttctgctCCTGCTGCTGTAACCCCATGTACGAACCCTATCTGGACTACGACTACGACTTCTGCCCCTGCTGCTCCTATCAGCAATATCCCTTCTGTTATCAAATCGACCTCGTCCACGACCACGTCCACGACCATCCATATTATTGTACCGATCATGCGGACCACGGTCATTCCTTCCCCACCCAACATTACCGCCAGCAGGACCACCAAATCCACGTCCCCTGTTTCCACGACCAGAAAACATGCCACTTCTCCCTTCATATCCACCAAAGCCACCATCCCTCATGCCACCACGTCCACCAAAGCCACCATCCCTCATGCCACCACGTCCCCCAAAGCCACCATCCCTCACGCTACCACGACCGCCAAAGCCCCCATCCCTCGTGTCGGCACGGCCACCAAACCCACCATCTCTCATGCCACCACGGCCCCCAGAATCCCAAtgcccaccaccaccaccaccaccaccagcaTTGAAACGGCTCACACCACCTCGATCCTTACCAAAACCAGGCCCACAACGCAAAGCCATATCTCGCACTTCTGGGGGAACGTGCTGGTTAGCCCCCTCCAGAACCTTAACCAAATCAGCTGCATATTTTGAGTCCTGCTCAGAAAAAAAGGTGTGCGCTACTCCAGTTGCACCAGCCCTCCCAGTTCTTCCAATTCGATGGACATAATCTTCAACCCCATTAGGAAAATCGTAGTTGATCACTACCCTACAACATGAAAAGCTCAAGATgatgtaatataaattttattttaaataaaaaggtgACACACATCAGTCAACTGAAATGCAGCCTCACTAACCTACAACTTACAAACCCACAAATGCTTCATAAATAGAAGTAAAAGACATCTTACCTTATATCTTTAATGTCAAGCCCCCGAGCAGCTACATCAGTGGCAACTAATATTGGGGACTTTCCACTCCGGAACTGATTTAAAACCCAGTCTCTCTCACCTTGTGACTTGTCTCCATGGATTGCAATTGCTCCAAAGTTGCGTCCAATGCTACGTGCAAGTTGGTCACACAACCTCTTTGTAGAACAGAATATAATAACCCTTGAACCTCGTTCTTGGGCTCTAAGTATCTGCTGCAATCGCCTCTCCTTCTCCATTTGTGGAACTACTTCAACATGCTGCaagttaaaaagaagaaattcaaagaaaaaggttATTATCTAACAAGGACAAAAGGGCTTCATAATAAATGCTAGGGAAACCCAGTACATTGACACAAATATACAATGTAAGGAAAGTTCCAAAATAAATGGAAGACTGAACTTCAGTTAAAAACTAACCTATCAGAAAAGTCACGAGCTTGTTAGCAGAACTTCAAAGAGGTTAAGCTTAAGCTAATCAAATCTTATACCTTAAAGAGTTCCATAGGTCCAGACTGGGATCCTTAAAGTAATATGTTAACCAATAAACTTAAGCTAATCACATCTTGGTACTACAAGAGTTCCATGGCTCCAGACTAGGATCCTTAATGTCATTTATTAACCAACAGTATAAAGTGCCAACATTTGTTCGAAATAAAAAACAGTTTCCCAAGTCAATGAAAAGCTCTTTACTTAACTGCAAACCGAGAAAACTCTCAGTACGAAAGACATGATGCATATAATGTGATTATCAACATATATATtgcattatatttttcatatcaaaatttattttaaaacctgacataataattaacattatacAGTAACAGCAAATGAACTCATAATGACCTGTGTGATAGCCTTGTTTGCAGCAAGCTCATCAACATTGCCAATGTTCACCTGGACAGGGTTGACAAGTAGATCACTGGCTATTTTCCTAACATCCTTGGGCCACGTTGCTGTATACATAAGAGTCTGTCTGTGTGGAGGCATCTCATTAACAATCTTGCGGATTTGTGGTTCGAAGCCCATGTCTAGCATTCGATCTGCCTCATCAAGCACAAGCAATGATACTTgtccaaaatcaattttcttcatttcaagAATGTCATTAAGTCGACCAGGAGTGGCCACAACGATATCAGCTCCTTGATCCAATTCTCTCAACTGAGGGCCCTTCGGAGCTCCACCATACAAGCACTGTGGCAAAGGATTGGAGTTAAATgacaaaagaatattttaaagcaGGAGATCAATCCTTTTGttagtttaatatatatgataaatGAGCATATATAACACCCACCGTGCAAGATAACCTTGAAGATCTCCCAAACTTGTTGGCCTCATCTTGTATTTGTGTGGCTAACTCCCTCGTTGGAGCTAGAACCAACACCGTTGGGCCATTTCTAGGGTTATTATGAAGCTGTCGTAAAAGAATGAAGGCGGGGATCAAGTAGCCCAATGTTTTACCAGAACCTGTTTTGGCAATTGCCACTATGTCCCTACCCTGCAGGGCAATAGGCCACGTTTGTGCCTGGATTGGAGTAGGGGATGAAAATCCAGCAGAATGCatctgaaaagataaaaataataacatagcAACTGAGCTCAAACcaataaaaaaggaataaaataaGCACTCTAAATCTAATGCATCTATGTTAGAAAGAAAGAGCGAAGAAAAGCAAATCCAACTTATGTTTCatgatagagaaaaaaaagttaaaaatccATGGGTGTACGGTTGCTTACAGAAGCAACTCGAGGCAACTAAAGAGGGCAATAAAGACATAAGAGGCAGAGCCAATAAGCAAGAAATCCCAGTCACATCAGGTGTGATTTGGACGAAGGGCCAACCACCCTTTTAGAAGATGCCCAAGAAAGGCCCCAACAGTCCATTTTGCAGCCTCCAAAAATCAGAATAGTTGCTGCATGTGTAAGTGTGCCAATAGCAGTGCAGCGTACGACATATGCTCCTCCTCCGGAGCAGATATCGCACCTGCGACAAGTGAGCATTAATaagtttaaaacaataataagacCACGAAGATTTCAAGCAGATCTCATTTTTGGCTAGTACTCCTACAACACTAAGGATTTAATCACACCACATGTAAAACTTGCCTCTCTCAAAATCTCTGGGGGAAAGCCACTGGATTCAAATGTCATGAACGGCGTCGGAACATTGTCACCCTAtacaattcaataaaaatcgGTGTCATAAAATATTCCACAATGCCCAATGAcctgaaaataaaagcaacAGCACACTGCAGACAACACCACTAGCACAGgcatattatttgttttcttaattaagCTATTGTAAGTTTATGGAAAAAAGTATCtatgaaaacataaaaaatattcaacaaataaaaaataaattaaataactgtCTGCCCCTTGACAGCAAAAGATTATTACCACTAGAGAACTCTTATCATAAATGCAGCTTTATTAGCAAATACTGATCTCAATATTCCAACATCTACAAGCTCAATATGATACTTATGCATGCAGTCCACCAATCTTATCTTCCCAAGGTTGTGATTGCATATCCAACAACCTCATCTTCTCTCTCTAATTCATCCAACATTACATTAAATGAGTCCATATAACATCATCTCCACCaattcttttccctttttagGGTATGTGCCTTATAGTTGTGTTTCCGGAAACAATTATGCATGCTTAAACTTGTAGGTTTCCAGTTCTAAAAGTTTCTCACAAATATTCTAACTCACCCATATAACATTGGTTTGGAGTTGGATGTTAGATACAAGTTCATACCAAAACATGGCATTCATCCACAACCACATGacaattaaatttcttgtcTTTCATGTgataaaaatctcattttttacATGCATTCCGCAAATTAGTTTcactcaataaaattttaaattagcaTCATCAACTACTTAAATTACAAAGAAGTTGcaaataacttaattattccccaagtgaaagattttaagttaatttactaaaataaattccCTACATGcttcatataattaatttaataaaataattgtatgatTAGGTTTTATGTCCTTAGGAATGTGAAAGATTTTAAGAGTACAGACCGTGGCAGATACTTCGTGTCGTTGGCGGTAGACTTCAGCAGGTGACAGATCAGTGACACCAGGTGATCCCATGAAGGTTGGCCGCATCATAGCATTATTTGGAAAAGAACCTGCATGACTGTACATACCATGCATGGCATGCCCGGCTACAGCATTCAAACCAGTAGCTTGACCAGGAGCAGCACCACCCATCCTTGTCTCCTGAAAAGGAGGagaaacaaatttgaaaataaatcatagGAGACTTttgcaaataattaaattggtagTAACTAACACAACATGTGGAACAAAGCAATGTCACTTTCACGACAAAgaactaaacaaaaaatacagcaaaagtataaaaatgaataaaatagaaGCAATACACACACAGAGAGATTTGAGTTGTGTATCACTtaataatagaaaaacaaatagtGCTGCAGAAAAAGACTTCCTTCCCCAAGTGTCAAAGAAGACAAGGCCATCATTTTGCATATACTAACAAACTAGTACTTAGATGACATCATGCCTTCTCACTGCATGTGTATATGTATAAGTCTACCTTCTAAGCCTGACTCAACATAGGTGTTCCATTGCTTATCAATCAGATAAAATTCCTAAGAATTAGgccacaaatattaaaaattgaactCATTAgatgaattataaaaaattgttttaaaaaattaaaatcaccaTTATACCTGTGGATTTCTCCCCATGGGCAAGGCTGCAAGCTTGGGCTGCTGCGGACCCATGACTGGTCCATCCTTGTTACCATTAAAATAGTAATCGTTTCCAGTTCTACAATGTACGTTATCCTCGTAACCCCTACCTAATCCAAAAGGCGGTAGATTGGGCGGGTTATTGTGCATCATTTGTGGACCCATTTGATTCTCAAACCTAGGACCATGCTGATGGTGAGCCATATCAGTCCCAGTCTGCTGCAGTTGAACCATGGGATTAGGCTGTTGCAAAGTGACTGAAGAACCACCAAACTGCTGAACATGACCCAAATGTGCACCTGTCTTCATTGAATTGGTTCCGCCAGGGAGGTTTTGAGAAGATGAAGCACCAGTCTGTTGGAAATTAGATGGGGAAAACCCTGTTTGATTTCCTGGTGGAAACTCAGCTTCCTCCCTCTTTGTGATTGCAGCCTTATTGTAATCTTGTTGACCGCCAAACTGCTTTCCCTGTGCTCCAACTTGTGTCTGCTGATGTGAACTTTGTTTCCCTTGCGGAGGAATACCTTGCTGATAAGCCGTGTACTGCAACTGCTGATGTGGATATTGATGTCCTTGAGGCTGTGCCGTATGTGAGTTCTCATGCAGCGCTGATTGCTGCCCAGACTGCTGGGACATCTGCTGAACAGCCTGTTGTTGCATTTGTTGTCCTGGTTGCTGTAGCCAAGGCTGACCTGGATGTTGAGGCATTTCCTGAACAGGATACTGCATCATTTGTGGTGCAAACTGCCCTGGATGTTGCATGGACTGGCCTAGCTGTGAACCTTGTTGCTGTGGATCGTGCTGGTCAGAAACCTGTGCTGCCATTGATCCAAGCTGTTGAGGCAACTGGCTCACTTGTTGAACCTCTTGCGGTGTGGCTTGTGTCATCTGCTGCTTAATCATCATACCATTTGGTTGCATAGAATGTGCCACTGGTATTGGAGCCAGTTTAGGGGTAGAACCTGCAGGAGGTGGCCCAGGCGGCAGTGGAGGAGGCAAAGCAGCTGGTTTCTCATACTGAGTGACGTTAGTTTCCGGATTCCAATAATATAGTAGACCTGTGCTTCCATCAATCAATCCCTTCCAAGGTTTTGGAAGAGTGGGATCATCTGGAGCATACCGTGGGCCAAGAGAAGCAGTAGTAGCTTCTGCTGTTGCCATTCACAATCTTTGCCTACATCAGTGAAAGAATCCCCTCATTTAACaacatcaagaaaaataaaaacataaacacTAGACATCCTTATTATATCTCTTCTAGAAAAGGAGCAAACATTCTTcaaaagacaagaaaaaataatctcCAATTCGACCAAGAACCAGCTAGCAAAAAATAAGCATTCAATAGCTCATTTATGCAAAATCCGGACGAAATTTCTCATCTATCCAATCAAGATGATATTATATAAGCATAAAGTTTCAGCTacacaaattgaaaaattatccaCATAACTAGATTGATGAAATCCAAATATATTTGAAGCCATTTTAGTCCCAAATCGCACACCACGTAAAGTTGTCGCATGAGCAAACAATGAATTCTCataatttataacttaatgaaacCCTAGTCAcgtttcaaaaaaattgattaaccaACACAAGATATAACTCTTCATATAAAAccgaaaaataaataatcacattagcgatgttaaatattaataataaaattaaagaaaaatttgtaaGATTTCGTACATACCTCTTTAAGAAATCAAGcttcaaattaattgattaccCTCCAAATGTAGATGACGTACAaaccaaattttgaaaatagaaaaccCTAAAACCGAAGACTTATTTTTCTAGTCCTTTTAACCGactagaaagaaaaaattattttcggAGGAATAATTGAGAGCTTACAAGCAAATTTTATTGGCAGTTTTGTTAGGGTTCAGGAGATAATTATCACGTGTACAGCCAGTCCAGTTTTCATAATGTACCTGCAGTTAATAACGTAGTGATCATGTCGTGCTGTATTTCGCGCTTTAAGCAGTACTGAACAGAGGAATCTGATCAATTCTTACTGATGTGATCTGATCGGACGGTTGAGATTGACTGTCAGGTATCTGTGGTTGGGAGTAGTGGAAAATGAGTGGGTGTGTAAAAGCAATAGATATATTTagagaatttttaattaaggtTATAGAAGAGAAAAGTGTTATCTCATTTGaagaattgtaaataat encodes:
- the LOC102623779 gene encoding DEAD-box ATP-dependent RNA helicase 46, whose translation is MATAEATTASLGPRYAPDDPTLPKPWKGLIDGSTGLLYYWNPETNVTQYEKPAALPPPLPPGPPPAGSTPKLAPIPVAHSMQPNGMMIKQQMTQATPQEVQQVSQLPQQLGSMAAQVSDQHDPQQQGSQLGQSMQHPGQFAPQMMQYPVQEMPQHPGQPWLQQPGQQMQQQAVQQMSQQSGQQSALHENSHTAQPQGHQYPHQQLQYTAYQQGIPPQGKQSSHQQTQVGAQGKQFGGQQDYNKAAITKREEAEFPPGNQTGFSPSNFQQTGASSSQNLPGGTNSMKTGAHLGHVQQFGGSSVTLQQPNPMVQLQQTGTDMAHHQHGPRFENQMGPQMMHNNPPNLPPFGLGRGYEDNVHCRTGNDYYFNGNKDGPVMGPQQPKLAALPMGRNPQETRMGGAAPGQATGLNAVAGHAMHGMYSHAGSFPNNAMMRPTFMGSPGVTDLSPAEVYRQRHEVSATGDNVPTPFMTFESSGFPPEILREMHSAGFSSPTPIQAQTWPIALQGRDIVAIAKTGSGKTLGYLIPAFILLRQLHNNPRNGPTVLVLAPTRELATQIQDEANKFGRSSRLSCTCLYGGAPKGPQLRELDQGADIVVATPGRLNDILEMKKIDFGQVSLLVLDEADRMLDMGFEPQIRKIVNEMPPHRQTLMYTATWPKDVRKIASDLLVNPVQVNIGNVDELAANKAITQHVEVVPQMEKERRLQQILRAQERGSRVIIFCSTKRLCDQLARSIGRNFGAIAIHGDKSQGERDWVLNQFRSGKSPILVATDVAARGLDIKDIRVVINYDFPNGVEDYVHRIGRTGRAGATGVAHTFFSEQDSKYAADLVKVLEGANQHVPPEVRDMALRCGPGFGKDRGGVSRFNAGGGGGGGGHWDSGGRGGMRDGGFGGRADTRDGGFGGRGSVRDGGFGGRGGMRDGGFGGRGGMRDGGFGGYEGRSGMFSGRGNRGRGFGGPAGGNVGWGRNDRGPHDRYNNMDGRGRGRGRGRFDNRRDIADRSSRGRSRSRSPDRVRTWGYSSRSRSRSRSSRSSSSSWSRSRSWSRGHSRSPSPSHNRSHSRSRSRSRSRSYDRYERPLDRKDRRVSGFDVLPESQTSSMVPAAPMSPGLRGGVLPATGPTVLLQLVDSSVTEPVLPGKGADPDHQSVTEL